A window of the Aliivibrio salmonicida LFI1238 genome harbors these coding sequences:
- the tnpB gene encoding IS66 family insertion sequence element accessory protein TnpB (TnpB, as the term is used for proteins encoded by IS66 family insertion elements, is considered an accessory protein, since TnpC, encoded by a neighboring gene, is a DDE family transposase.), with protein sequence MNVFTDVSTIYLHRDFVDFRKAINGLVVIVEQEMQLSPFSDALFIFCNKPRDKLKILYWDKTGFALWYKRLDEDRFKWPRNINNDTLALSEQQLTLLLQGFDILGHQPVHYQTTL encoded by the coding sequence ATGAATGTATTTACTGATGTTTCCACCATTTATCTTCATCGTGATTTTGTCGATTTTCGCAAGGCCATTAATGGCCTTGTCGTGATTGTTGAGCAAGAAATGCAACTATCACCGTTTAGTGATGCTCTATTTATATTTTGCAATAAGCCTCGTGATAAACTCAAAATATTGTATTGGGATAAAACAGGATTCGCTTTATGGTACAAGCGATTAGATGAAGACCGCTTCAAATGGCCACGAAATATAAATAACGATACGTTAGCATTATCAGAGCAGCAACTGACACTGCTATTACAAGGTTTTGATATCTTAGGACATCAACCGGTACATTATCAAACAACCCTTTAA
- the tnpA gene encoding IS66 family insertion sequence element accessory protein TnpA, whose amino-acid sequence MQKDKKRTPEQWHALFESQQSSKLSAAEFCRNHNILPKTFSARKARWKQKINASTFLKVEALTSTIIATPQLPDIQLSIGKLRLTLPANTEPHWIGLLLKGYQS is encoded by the coding sequence ATGCAAAAAGATAAAAAGAGAACACCAGAGCAATGGCACGCTCTATTTGAATCTCAGCAATCTAGCAAGCTTAGTGCCGCTGAATTTTGTCGTAACCATAATATTCTGCCAAAGACATTTAGTGCACGTAAAGCACGATGGAAACAAAAGATTAACGCTTCTACTTTCTTGAAAGTAGAAGCGTTAACATCAACTATCATCGCCACTCCACAATTACCAGATATTCAACTTTCTATCGGAAAATTGCGATTAACATTGCCAGCTAATACTGAACCTCACTGGATAGGACTCTTATTAAAAGGGTATCAATCATGA